TCTCTCGGTTTACCGAGTACGTTACGGCTGAACACGCGAAACATTTCATTTTAGCATTATGCAAAGAATTTGAAGATGATTTGATTGTTGTGCTGGACGGAGCGCCGTATTTTCAGGCGTCAGCCGTCACGGACCTGGCGGCCCGTGACGACCTCACCTTCGTGACGTTACCGTCGTATTCACCGGAATTAAATCCGGTCGAAGAATGCTGGAGACAGGTACAAAAGGCACTTAGCAACCGATTCTTTGACTCTCTCGACGAGCTAACAACGGCGATTGACACCGCTCTCGACAAACTCTCTGTTCCTACTGTGAGCAATTACTTCTAGTGTCTACTATAGTGTGATAAAATAATGTTTTCAGCTGATTCATTTACGATGAGTGTTCCCTTGTTCCCCCTGCAGCTATGTATGATTCTATCTCATCCTCTATTTGTCCCGTTCCGACTGCACATATATTATACGCGATTATCACACAGATTCTGACGGACTAAAATCTGTGATAGTCGCTTGTCTGTCCATCCACATGAGGAACTCACTAACTCGATCACCGACGACTTCTCCCAGCCTGGGTGGAACTGCGTTCCCGATCAGACGGCCAACTTTGATTATCTCAACTTCTTCAAGATCGTCAGCGAAGCGGTAGTCTTCAGGAAAGGTTTGTATCATCGCACCCTCACGGAGTGACAGTGCACGATCTTGATCGGTGTCATAGTGGCCGAAGCGTCCGCTCCCGAGGTTGTAGAACTGTGTCGTGATTGTCGGAGCCGGTTCGTCAGCGACCATCCGGCCATACACTGCTTCATACGTCTGGCCGCTCGCCTTCTTGTGGCAGTCTAATCGTAGCTCCTCTGGCCAATCTTTCCAACTCCCCCCAGGATTTGAGCACCGGATCCTTTTTATGTTCGTCTCAGAAAGAGACCGTGCTGTATGTAGCGGATCTTCCTTGGACGTCTCACCGGCTTCCAGAGGATCCAGATGATCTATTCGATCTTTTACTGTCGGATAGTCTGCTGGTTCGGGATTCAGCGGTGCTCCGAGGTCTATCCGACCCTTTTTTGAAGCCAGAACGACCCATCGGCGTCTAGTCTGCGGTATGTCGTACTCCGGGCAGTAGACCCGCCGATCACTTTTGGGATTCAAATTGTAACCAAGCTGATCAAGGCCATCAATAAATTCATCGTAGACGTCGGCGTGGCGGACCTCAAAGACATTCTCCATAACGACAAAATCGGGGTCGCTCTCTCTGACGATCTCCAGAAATGCTCGGAGCATCCCGTATTTTGAGTGCTCGGAGCTATCCGACCCGTGAGTCAGTGGAGAGAACGGTTGGCACGGAGCACACCCCGCTAATAATGTCGCGTCGGCTTCCGAGTCAAAGTATTCAGTCACCATCTCTGGTTCCTCTCGCGCAAGTTCGGCAATATCCTTAAGAAGGAACTCAGCATCGTTGTTCTGTTCGTAAGGAAACTCAGAATCCGGATCAATATCAATACCTGCCTCTACGCAGATACCAGCGCGTTCTAGCCCATTAGTGAGCCCGCCAGCACCGCAGAACAGATCAATAGCAGAGATGTGCATTCAGTCGTTTATATGCTAGGAACTTCCTGGACTAAACATGTTGCTACCGGGCACGGGGTAGTGTTCAGATAAGCTGATTCCATGCGAAGGCGAATGATCGAAGCCAATTGTCGGCGGTATCTGCTTCGGCGTTGCTGAAACAGTTTGAGAAACTGGTAGTTCTACGTTTTATTTCTCGAAAGACACGTTCGACGCTATTCCGATTTCCATGTTTTTCATATTTAAAATCGAGACTGTGACGGCGGCAAGCGTCCTTCAATGAGTGCGAGCCATCGATGAGAAACACGGCGTGTTCTACGTCGTGTTTCTCGCGGAGTTCAGCAAAGAACGCGTGAGCAATTACGCTGTTTATGATTGGCTCAAGCGTTGTGTATAGCAATTCGTTTGTTTCAGGATCGACAGCCGCGTACAGCCAATATTATTCATCATTGAGCCGGATCACCGTCTCGTCAACGGCGACGTGATCCGGATTTTGACCAGACTCAGGCTGTAGATCTGCTTTCTGAACCCAATTATGCACAGTTGACCGAGCACGATTGACACCAAATAATTCAAGAATAGAAACAGTATTCGAAAGTGATAATCCAGCGAGATGGAGCTGAATACTAAGCTTCATCAGAAATCGTGGTGTCGCTTCTCGTTCAACAAACTCTAAGTCGATCTCGTCCAAATTGTCGTTGAGGCGGGCGTTTTCTGGCATAGACACTCAAAAAACGCACCGTCTCACCCTTCATCCTTATCTGAACACCGCCGGGCACGGTCACCGCGCATATTGGTTTCGGTATACGTATCATCATATCTACACTTGCCGAGACTCTCTCAAGTTTGTGTCAACAGATCTAACTGCATCAGTCGTCAGCTAGTCCAGTACTCGTTTCGGGTACTTTTGCACCGACATGCGAGAGTATTCCCCTGCCGATATGTTTTCCGAGCAATGGCGGAACGGCGTTCCCGATCAGTCGTCCCAAGTTCTTCACTCCGACCTCTTCCCATTCATCGTAGAAGTCGTAATCTTCTGGGAACGTTTGTAGCAGTGCACCCTCCAGAAGTGAGAGCGCTCTGTCCTGATCGGTGTCGTAGTGGCCGAATCGACCGCTCCCGTAGTTGTAGAACTGAGTCGTGATCGTCGGCGCTACCTTGTCGGGTTCCATCCGACTGTACGGGGCTTTATAAGAACGCCCACTGGACTTCTTGTGACAGTCTGCAAGCAGGTGGGTTAATCCATCCTCTTCCCATAGACGCCAGTCACCGCCAGGCTTCATGTTCCGGATCCGTTCAAGATTTTTTTCTGAGAGACTTCGCGCTTGATGAAGGTCATACTCTGGGTGAACCTCGCCGGCTTGGAGTGGCGGAAGATGCCCAATCGCCTCCCGGACAGTGGGATACTCCGACTCATTTTCGTAAAGCGGGTCCGGGAGAGATATCGGCCCCTCTTTTGAGGCCATCATGACCCAGCGCTTACGATTCTGTGGAATTCCGTACTCTGGACAGTAAACCTTCTTATTCTCATCGTCGTTCACATGATACCCAAGATCTTTCAGGGTCTGTACAAATTCGTCGTAAACGTCGTCTTTCCGCACTTGAGGTACATTCTCGGTGATAATGATGTCGGGTTCAACATACTCAGAAATTTTTTTGATATCTTTGAGTAGTCCCCATTTTTGGTGGTCTTGATGTGTCTTATTTTTTGACTGGCCCATTGTTGAGTACGGCTGACAAGGCGCACAGGCACCGAGAACGTCTAGATCCGAGTCCCAAGGGAACATCCTTGCAACACGCTCAGGATCCTGTGAAAGGGGGCGCACGTCGGTCTGCCTGTACTCGGCGTCAATATTCTGCTCGTATGCGTGCTTACAGTGTGGGTCCTTGTCAACTCCAACGTTCACCGAGATACCTGCTTGTTCCAGCCCATGGCTGAGGCCTCCAGAGCCACAAAAGAGGTCCACTGCGGTGATTTTCATAGTATCATTTTCTATCAGACTAATATAAGACTAGTGCACCAGATGGAGCGTGGCTTTTTATCTGAAATGGTAACCAGATGTGTATGTTGAATGATAATAAACTTACCGAGAGCTACGATGGTTCACTCACAGTCCGTCTCTTGAACAACGACGAGGAAAAAGAAGATGTCCGGTGTTCGTCATACAAAGAAGCTATCGAAGTGGTCATGGACAATCGTTACTCTACGACAGTGGCCAAAATAATCGGCAAAGACGGAGATGTCGTGTTCAACTCTGTGGACATGGATATCAACGACGGGGAGACCGAATGGAAACACGCGAAACGCCGGTTGTCGGTTAAAATAGAAGAGTACGATTGCCCGCACAATAGTGTCGCGTGCTTTGCTGATGATCTGTGCGTTCAGTGTAGGATGGACAAGATTCAGAATCAATAATAAACTGATCGCGTGTGCTGGGTTCGTTGATATATCGGTCTAATCAGGGACATTCAACATCAACGACTAATATCTGACTAATTACCGCTGTCAGAGGACGAGAGTTGCTGGATGGCTCGTACGAGGGCATAGCTAAATGCGTGGGACCGACACGTTTATCGAGGTCGCCCGATACAAAGACGATATATCTATTCTAAGATAATGATTAGAAGGCCAAACGATACAGCGAGCGACGCAGAGTGGTTCTTCTTCAACGGCGGACCTGGTGTCCCACGATATGGAGATGACCCGACGAAACACTCCGTTGACCACGACTCCGAGGCGTTTGTCCGAGAGGTGTTACAGAATGCGAACGATCAAGCGCTGGACAACGAAGATCCAGTACGAGTCACTTTTCGGTTCGTCACCTTGTCTGGTGAGGATAAAGAGACATTCCTCAACGCTTTAGACTGGGGATCTGGACTCAAGGACCGATTGAGTGCTGTCTCCAGATCCAAACACGGTCGAAGATACGACGACCTCGTAGACAAAATGGACGACCTCGAGTCCGAATTACGTCTTCTAATTGTAGAAGATCAGAATACGACAGGACTCACGGGTACTTGGGAGGAGGACTCTAACTACGCCGCTCTCGTCCGAGACGAGTTGTATAGCAGCAAACAAGATGACACTGCCGGCGGCTCTTACGGGCTTGGCAAGTCGGTCCTCTGGACGTTCTCTGGAGCCTCTACAGTGGTTTTCAACTCGTACCCGGTAGAAATGTCCGAGAGTGCAGAGGAACCGCGAGTGATAGCACGGTCGAAATTCCCGACCCACGAGCTTCCGGACGACGAAACCACCTATCAGGGTGCTGGATGGTTGTGTGAACCCGTACAGACGGAGCAGGGTGTCCGTCCCATGTCGATACGGGGCGAGGAAGCGGAACGGCTCGCCGAACCTCTCCATGTCGGACGACCAGATTCTAGTGGCACTAGTGCGATGGTCGTGGATTTTCAGGACCCCACTCAGGACGAACGACCCGATATCGAAGACCTGGCGGAAGAGTTCGTAGAGGCTTCGGTCAAGTACTTCTGGCCAGCTATCTTCCGTGACGATCTTAAGGTCACCGTTGAGACGTCCGGAGAGACGTACGAAGCGAACACGGAGGATGTCCCGTCTATCCGACCGTTCCTTGAGTGTTTCAAGTCCCGCTTCACGGAGAACAAGTTGCTTGACAGTCCTGGCGACGTCGCAGGACTTGATATCCCACTAAACATCCCTCCGCAAGCAGACGGTTCCGAGACACAAAACGGTGAAGTCCGTCTGGGCGCTCGCTTAGCCTCTCCAGCAGACGACGACACCTATCTCAATAGAGTGGCCTTATTTAGAGGTGCAGGAATGGTCGTAAAGTACTACGATCAAAGTAGAGTAGCATTCGGGGACCGGAACTTCCACGCTATACTTGCTAGCGGGGAGGCACGTACCGACTTCCCACCATCTAATTCCGATCAAGAAGTTGATCGGTTCTTACGTTACGCCGAACCCCCCGAACATGACGAGTGGGAGTCCACCGAGAATCTTCGAGAACAGTACCAGCGTGGGTTCAGAACCGCTATCGAAGACATGTTCGGGACGATGCGTGACGGCCTCCGTCATCTCATTGCTAAGAGCGACGGTGGGACAGATCTCCTCTCCGACAACGTACTGAACAGGTTCCCGATCCACGGGAACGGGGCACCTAGAGTGACAGGTAACTCTGCCCCTTCAAAAGTATTTGAAATAGAAAGTTCCTCTCGGTTTGACGGTGATCGCTGGACTTTCTCGGGTCGAATTGAACCAATCGTCAAAGAATTCGAAGGGTGGACCGCTGAGATATCACTCACAGGTATTGGCGAAGACGGCTCAAGATACGACGAAATTCCGGTCGAATCTATCTTTGTGGACGACGAGAGCGTGACGAAGGTTCGTGAGAACGGGACAGCTAGATTAGTCGCAGATGCGAGTACGGAGAATGCCTCATTCGAAGGTTACTCGCATGCGACTGATAACGAAGACATATTAAACGGGAAAGTTGGTGAGACACAGATTGAGATCAAGGCGGAGATCCAGACTACTGAGGGTGACGAATCTTGACTAAACACACGCAGCGACACAGAAGCACGACTCTCCCATTCAAATACCAGGATGCTGGACTTGATTTCGAACTGGAACAGTACTCCGTAGATGGATCAAAGCCGAAGGAATTAGATCTTAAGCCAGGCCAGACCGAGATCAACCTGACACAGACGCTCCAGTCGGCAAAAGATGAGGGGGGCGATGATTGGGGAAAGGTCACGTTGTTCGGGCGTCTAAACGTTCCCGAAGGGGCGGTGAAAGATGTCTTTCCGGAGTCAGAACGTGATGAACCGCCTGCGAAACTCTATATCACAGTGCGTTGTCACGAGACCATATACCGTGAGAAGGCGACCGTATCTGAGGAACCTACTACATCAGGTTCGTACAACGCGACAGTAAAGATACCGAAGGAGATGGTCAGAGGGACGATTGAACTTCGCCCGTATCTTGTGCGAACACAGGATAGAACCATGAACGGCCAGTACGCCGGGAAGAAGAACTTCAGACTTGCTAGTGGGACGATCTATTCTGTCGTTGTAGATCTCCCACCTGGAGAGAAGCCACCGGCGATTGATGGCGAAGAGATCAGCTTCTCACGCGCAGTACATCTTCCAGAGGGTGACAAACTCTACTATCTTGACTTTCGGAACGAGAAACGTCCGAAACTCTGGATCAACTCGGATCACCCTCGTATCACCGATATCCTTCAGAGCCGAGGTTCTGTTGGAGCCGAAGCGCGGATGCGGGACGTGATCCTAGACGAGATCAGTTACGGTGTCTGGTCCCAGCTGATTGTCCGGGCGGCCTGTGGTATTGGCGAAGACGGCGATGTTGAACAAGAGTGGCAGCAAACTGTCATTGAGACGTTTGCTCGGAATCTCTATGAGGTAGACAACGTCTCGGAAGCTGCGCGTAAACTGCGAGCGGACGTCGCCGATCCCGAGACCTTGCCCCATCTGATGGAACAGATTGATCAAGAGCTACAAGAATATATTGACCCGAGAACGCAACTCATCAACCTCATGGAAGAAGGGCTCCGGATCTGATATGGCAGAGGAAGATCAGCTATATCGACTAGTTGGAGACGGACGGCGACTCATCGGCGAAGAGTTTCTGAAGGGAGAGGCGGAAATCCCTGACGAGGCATTAGATGAGTACGTTGAACCGATGCCGAGTGGAGCGACAGGCGATCTCCAGACGCTTGACTTAAGCGTCAAGAAGATCCTAGACGAATATTCCGAAACAGACACTGCGATTGACGGAGCCCTTGCTGAAGATGTCCATCGGTGTTTAGGTATTACTCGACGGATGGCCGGCGATCCTGGTATATGGCACTGGATAGCGGTCGACCGGTATCCAGACTTCGTTCGCCATCGCTGGGAGTACCGCTCCGAGGCCGCGATGCGTGAGAAATTCCTCGGCGCTGGCTCAGACCTCTACTCTAACGCGATCCACCGGCTGTGGTGGATCGCCGAACTCACGTCCGATGGAGATGACTACACCCTAACGGAACAGGTGTTCGCGAACCAGACGATCGTCAACAAGGTTTTCGATCGATGGTTCGCACGGTATCAGCCAGCTGTTATCGCTATCTGTGATGAACTTGCTGACGAGAAATCAGGTGTCATTGACGAAGCCACACGACGATTTAATCACGCTCTGACCAACGTGCAACTTGAAGCTCTTTCCGAAGATGATGCGCGTGACCTCACGAGACGGATTATAAA
The genomic region above belongs to Natronomonas moolapensis 8.8.11 and contains:
- a CDS encoding DNA cytosine methyltransferase; the protein is MKITAVDLFCGSGGLSHGLEQAGISVNVGVDKDPHCKHAYEQNIDAEYRQTDVRPLSQDPERVARMFPWDSDLDVLGACAPCQPYSTMGQSKNKTHQDHQKWGLLKDIKKISEYVEPDIIITENVPQVRKDDVYDEFVQTLKDLGYHVNDDENKKVYCPEYGIPQNRKRWVMMASKEGPISLPDPLYENESEYPTVREAIGHLPPLQAGEVHPEYDLHQARSLSEKNLERIRNMKPGGDWRLWEEDGLTHLLADCHKKSSGRSYKAPYSRMEPDKVAPTITTQFYNYGSGRFGHYDTDQDRALSLLEGALLQTFPEDYDFYDEWEEVGVKNLGRLIGNAVPPLLGKHIGRGILSHVGAKVPETSTGLADD
- a CDS encoding DUF6339 family protein, giving the protein MAEEDQLYRLVGDGRRLIGEEFLKGEAEIPDEALDEYVEPMPSGATGDLQTLDLSVKKILDEYSETDTAIDGALAEDVHRCLGITRRMAGDPGIWHWIAVDRYPDFVRHRWEYRSEAAMREKFLGAGSDLYSNAIHRLWWIAELTSDGDDYTLTEQVFANQTIVNKVFDRWFARYQPAVIAICDELADEKSGVIDEATRRFNHALTNVQLEALSEDDARDLTRRIIKDVR
- a CDS encoding DNA cytosine methyltransferase — protein: MHISAIDLFCGAGGLTNGLERAGICVEAGIDIDPDSEFPYEQNNDAEFLLKDIAELAREEPEMVTEYFDSEADATLLAGCAPCQPFSPLTHGSDSSEHSKYGMLRAFLEIVRESDPDFVVMENVFEVRHADVYDEFIDGLDQLGYNLNPKSDRRVYCPEYDIPQTRRRWVVLASKKGRIDLGAPLNPEPADYPTVKDRIDHLDPLEAGETSKEDPLHTARSLSETNIKRIRCSNPGGSWKDWPEELRLDCHKKASGQTYEAVYGRMVADEPAPTITTQFYNLGSGRFGHYDTDQDRALSLREGAMIQTFPEDYRFADDLEEVEIIKVGRLIGNAVPPRLGEVVGDRVSEFLMWMDRQATITDFSPSESV